CGCGTCGAAGTTGAGGACGTCGCCGGCATAGTTGCCGTACGTGAAGAACACGCCGCCGCCGTTGTCGGCTGCGCGCGCCGCGCCGTACACCTGCTGCGTCGAGGGCGAGGCGAAGAGGTTGCCCATCGCCGCGGCGTGCGCCAGGCCCGGGCCGACCAGGCCGCCGAACGCCGGGTAGTGGCCGGAGCCGCCGCCCACCACGACCGCGACCTGGCCGCGCGGCGAGGTCGTCGCGCGGGCGACGCCTCCCGGGATGCGGCGGACGTAGCGGCCGTTGGCGGCCACGAAACCGTCGATCATCTCGTCGGCGAACGCCGCGGGCTCGTTCCAGAGTCGGGTCATCGGGCCGGCTCCTCGACCTCGGCCGGTTCGGGTGTCGCCGCGCGGGCGGATGTCGTCCGGCGGGCGAGGACGATCATGAGGATCGCGGAGACCAGCATCACAGCGCCGACGATGAACATCGGAACCTCGTAGCCGCCCGTCCAATCGTGCACGGCGCCGGTGACGTACGGGGCGCTGAAGCCGGCGAGGTTGCCGATCGTGTTGATGAGGGCGACGCCCGCCGCCGCCGCAGCGCCCGTGAGGAACTTCGTGGGCAGCGTCCAGAAGTTCGGCAGCGCGGCGAAGATCGCCATCGCGGTCAGCGTGATCACAGCGATCGTCAGGGCGGGTGAGCCCGCGAACAGGGCCAGCGGGATGCTGACCGCGCCCACCAACGCGGGGACCACGATGTGCCACGTGCGCAGGCCTCGACGCGAGGCGTCGCGCGACCAGAAGTACATCGCGATCGCCGCCGGGACGTAGGGGATCGCGGTGATGAGGCCCTTCTGGAACACGTCGAAGGTGGCTCCGGTCTGCTCCTGGAACCCGTTGATGATCGTGGGGAGGAAGAACGCGAGGGCGTAGAGACCGTAGATGAAGCCGAAGTAGATGAACGACAGCATCCAGACGCGTCCGCTGCGGAAGGCGAAGCGCGCGGAGACGTGCTTCTGGCTCGCTGCGGTCGCGGCCGACTCCTTCGCGAGGGCGGCGGTCAGCCACTCCTTCTCGTCGGCGGCGAGCCAGCCCGCGTCGGCGGGCTTGTCCTTCAGGTAGAACCACGCGATGACGCCGATGACGATCGCGGGGATCGCGACGCCGAAGAACATGAAGCGCCACCCCTCGAGGCCGAAGAACATTCCGTGCTGCTGGATGAGGGCGCCGGCGAGGGGTGCACCGATCACGGTCGTGAGCGGCTGGGCGAGGTAGAAGAGCATCAGGATGCGACCGCGGTGCGCCGCGGGGACCCAGAGGCTGAGGAAGAGGATCGCTCCGGGGAAGAACCCGGCCTCTGCGACACCCAGGAGGAAGCGCAGGACCACCAGCTGCTCGAAGTTCTGCACCCAGGTGAACAGCAGGGCGACGATGCCCCAGGTCACCATGATCCTGGCGAGCCAGCGGCGGGCGCCGAAGCGGTGCAGGGCGAGGTTGGAGGGCACCTCGAGCAGGATGTAGCCGACGAAGAAGACGCCGGAGGCGAAGCCGAACTGCGCGGCGCTCAGGGCGAGATCGTCGTTCATCCCGTTCGGGGCGGCGAAGCCGATCGCGGTGCGGTCGAGGTAGTTGATGAAGAACATCAGGGCGACGAAGGGGACCAGCCGCCACGCCACCTTGCGAATGGCGCGGCGCGCGACGTCGGGTTCCGCCGCACGAGGGTGAGAGGTGTCCACGATGACTCCGTTCGATGAGGGCGCTTCGGCGCGCACGTCCATATTGGCCAACCGGTTGACCAATTGCAAGCGCGACGACGGCGCCACGCTAGGTTGAGGGGGTGCCCGCCTATCCCGCCGACCGCAGCCACGAGATCGCGGCCGCGCTCGAGGCCCTCCCCGCGGGCTCTCCGGTCAGCGAGGTCGCACGGCGACTGCTCGACCTCTTCACCACCGGCTCGATCGCGCCCGGAACACGTCTGCCCGCCGAACGCGCGCTCTCCACGACGCTCGGCGTCGGCCGCTCGGCCGTCCGCGAGGCGCTCGCCGCCCTCGAGATCCTCGGGATCGTCGACGTCCGCCCCGGGTCGGGCACGTACCTGCGCGGCACCGCGAGCTCCCTGCTCCCGCAGACGCTGCGCTGGGGACTGCTCCTCGGCGACACCGACACCGCCGAGCTCCTCGACCTTCGCGCGGGGCTCGAGATCTACGTCGCCCGCCTGGCCGCCGAGCGCGCGGACGCCGTCGCGAACGAACGCCTCGCGGCCACGCTCGCCGACATGACGCGGTCGCAGGGCGACCTTCGCGCGTTCGCCCGCGCCGACCTCGCCTTCCACGACGCCCTCGGCCACGCCGCCGGCAACACCCTGCTCGTCGATCAGCTCAACGTCGTCCGCTCGCTCCTGCAGGTCTACGCCGACCGCGCGGTCCAGAGCGCCGACGACGCGACCCGGGCCATCGCCGAGCACGACGCCGTGCACCGGGCGATCCAGGCACGCGACGCCGACGCCGCGGCATCCGCGATGGCCGTCCACATGGCGACGGCGTCGGCTCGTCTCGTCGGGGAGTGATCGCGGGGTTGTGCGTTCCCAGAAGACGTCGTCTCTCTTTTTATGAGATAGTGCCCTAAGTCATAAAAGCTGGGGGATTTCTTATGAGTTATGGCGAACGGCCGCTCCCCGGCCCCTCCTGGCCGGCGGTGGACGCCGAGACGCGGATCGGGA
This portion of the Microbacterium testaceum StLB037 genome encodes:
- a CDS encoding MFS transporter — translated: MDTSHPRAAEPDVARRAIRKVAWRLVPFVALMFFINYLDRTAIGFAAPNGMNDDLALSAAQFGFASGVFFVGYILLEVPSNLALHRFGARRWLARIMVTWGIVALLFTWVQNFEQLVVLRFLLGVAEAGFFPGAILFLSLWVPAAHRGRILMLFYLAQPLTTVIGAPLAGALIQQHGMFFGLEGWRFMFFGVAIPAIVIGVIAWFYLKDKPADAGWLAADEKEWLTAALAKESAATAASQKHVSARFAFRSGRVWMLSFIYFGFIYGLYALAFFLPTIINGFQEQTGATFDVFQKGLITAIPYVPAAIAMYFWSRDASRRGLRTWHIVVPALVGAVSIPLALFAGSPALTIAVITLTAMAIFAALPNFWTLPTKFLTGAAAAAGVALINTIGNLAGFSAPYVTGAVHDWTGGYEVPMFIVGAVMLVSAILMIVLARRTTSARAATPEPAEVEEPAR
- a CDS encoding FadR/GntR family transcriptional regulator, whose protein sequence is MPAYPADRSHEIAAALEALPAGSPVSEVARRLLDLFTTGSIAPGTRLPAERALSTTLGVGRSAVREALAALEILGIVDVRPGSGTYLRGTASSLLPQTLRWGLLLGDTDTAELLDLRAGLEIYVARLAAERADAVANERLAATLADMTRSQGDLRAFARADLAFHDALGHAAGNTLLVDQLNVVRSLLQVYADRAVQSADDATRAIAEHDAVHRAIQARDADAAASAMAVHMATASARLVGE